In Vibrio sp. 10N, the following proteins share a genomic window:
- a CDS encoding Tim44 domain-containing protein gives MKRLFSFVALLVLAVSVNPVAEAKKFGGGKSFGKSFKTAPAPKQQQQNTNNISRQDQNKAGSSKKGLMGGILGGLLAGGLLAAFFGGAFEGINFMDILIFGLIAFVIFKLMRGMLGAKQGSMNQQRQQPAFGGHSRQQFEQPSNFQNFEQPASTASTGGFGAAGHSEVPHNYPPGFDQAAFLNGAREHYRILQGAWNHNELHTIEEYVSPSLLQDLISERAKLEGEQHTDVMYVDAEVVRADYDANKAQLSLQFSGRYRDAVENIEEDIEDIWHLERDLTQPNAPWLIVGIQG, from the coding sequence ATGAAACGTTTATTTTCCTTCGTCGCACTGCTAGTACTGGCAGTGTCGGTGAATCCGGTAGCCGAAGCAAAGAAATTCGGTGGCGGTAAATCATTTGGTAAGAGCTTTAAAACGGCTCCGGCTCCAAAGCAGCAACAACAAAATACCAATAACATCAGTCGTCAAGATCAAAACAAAGCTGGAAGCAGTAAGAAAGGTCTGATGGGCGGTATCTTAGGTGGTTTGCTTGCTGGTGGCCTATTAGCTGCTTTCTTTGGTGGTGCTTTCGAAGGCATCAACTTCATGGATATTTTGATTTTTGGTTTGATCGCGTTTGTGATCTTCAAGCTGATGCGCGGTATGCTGGGGGCAAAGCAGGGAAGTATGAATCAGCAGAGGCAGCAGCCGGCGTTTGGCGGTCACTCTCGCCAACAGTTTGAGCAGCCTTCAAACTTCCAAAACTTTGAACAGCCAGCATCAACGGCTTCAACAGGTGGTTTTGGTGCAGCTGGACACAGCGAAGTGCCTCACAACTACCCACCGGGCTTCGACCAAGCGGCGTTCCTAAATGGTGCTCGCGAGCACTATCGTATCCTTCAAGGCGCGTGGAACCACAACGAACTCCACACGATTGAAGAGTATGTGTCGCCAAGCTTGCTGCAAGATCTTATCAGCGAGCGCGCTAAGCTTGAAGGTGAGCAGCATACTGACGTGATGTACGTTGACGCTGAGGTTGTTCGTGCGGATTACGACGCTAACAAAGCACAGTTGAGTCTTCAATTCTCTGGCCGCTACCGTGATGCAGTGGAAAACATCGAAGAAGACATTGAAGATATCTGGCACCTAGAGCGTGATTTGACCCAACCAAATGCGCCATGGTTGATCGTTGGTATTCAAGGCTAA
- a CDS encoding BamA/TamA family outer membrane protein produces the protein MRTLFAQTALACSAVTSLALADDHIVPLVEHTPNPTTEKLDRFLGVFGAESEYDADKGLNSSYIPAVFYKPEQGLGLGLLYVGLYGDPSEGAGQPSSMVINPYASSNGSMGITFSNKHFYNGGDNRVYTDIKVFDDAAVYYGQGYENGQQDGNKIDFKEQVVDVKPTWLTRVSGDYFLGFGANVKSVRPHDKKFENQGLDPLANELTDNTSYGVFVSNVFDTRDNVTNATKGTLLQADLGLYHDATNSENFGKYSLKASQYHTLAPVPGLFAWQVQANLTSGNVPWNQLPDLGGADAMRGYILGRYRDNQMMMGQVEYRLPVYWRVGVVFWGAAGTVSENVSGLWDKTLASAGTGFRFKIKDKVNVRADIGYGEHGGTFYFHVNEVF, from the coding sequence ATGCGAACTTTATTTGCTCAAACTGCGCTGGCCTGCTCTGCCGTTACTTCTCTTGCGCTCGCTGACGATCATATTGTGCCCCTTGTTGAGCACACCCCAAACCCAACTACGGAGAAGCTTGATCGCTTTTTAGGTGTGTTTGGCGCTGAGTCGGAATATGATGCAGATAAAGGTCTCAACTCGAGCTATATTCCTGCGGTGTTTTACAAACCAGAGCAAGGATTGGGACTTGGACTGTTGTATGTTGGGTTATATGGTGACCCAAGCGAGGGTGCCGGTCAGCCTTCTTCTATGGTGATTAACCCGTATGCGTCGTCCAATGGCTCTATGGGTATTACGTTCAGCAATAAGCACTTTTATAACGGCGGTGATAACCGCGTTTACACCGACATTAAAGTGTTTGATGACGCGGCGGTTTACTATGGCCAAGGATATGAAAACGGGCAGCAAGACGGCAATAAGATCGACTTTAAAGAGCAAGTGGTGGATGTTAAGCCAACCTGGCTGACACGCGTATCCGGCGATTATTTTTTAGGTTTTGGTGCCAACGTAAAATCGGTGCGCCCACATGACAAGAAGTTTGAAAACCAGGGGTTAGACCCACTTGCTAATGAGCTGACGGACAACACCAGTTACGGTGTGTTTGTGTCGAATGTCTTTGATACACGAGACAACGTGACTAACGCGACCAAAGGCACCTTACTGCAAGCCGACTTGGGTTTGTACCATGATGCAACCAATTCGGAAAATTTTGGTAAGTACTCACTTAAGGCGTCTCAATACCATACCTTAGCACCAGTACCTGGGCTATTCGCATGGCAAGTCCAAGCCAATTTAACCTCGGGGAATGTCCCTTGGAATCAGTTGCCTGATCTTGGTGGCGCTGATGCGATGCGTGGTTATATCCTTGGCCGATATCGTGATAACCAAATGATGATGGGGCAGGTGGAGTATCGTTTACCTGTATACTGGCGAGTCGGTGTTGTGTTCTGGGGCGCGGCAGGTACGGTCTCTGAAAATGTCTCCGGGCTATGGGATAAAACGTTAGCAAGCGCCGGTACTGGCTTTAGATTCAAGATCAAAGATAAGGTCAATGTGCGCGCCGATATTGGTTATGGTGAGCACGGCGGTACCTTTTACTTCCACGTTAATGAAGTGTTCTAA
- the pta gene encoding phosphate acetyltransferase gives MSRTIMLVPTSAGVGLTSVSMGVLRAMERKGVNVSFYKPVAQPRHGGDQPDLTSSIVGNSSDMKVGQPLPMSEAENLIGNEKLDVLLETIVERYNQINKDADVTLIEGLVPTRKHPFANAINEEIAKTLGAEIVFVATPGTDNPSQLKERIEVACSNYGGTKNKKISGVIINKLNAPVDEAGRTRPDLSEIFDDADTAQQANLEVMQIFNTSPIRVLGCVPWKIDLIATRAVDMAEHLNAEIINEGDIAQRRIKSITFCARSLPNMIEHFKPGSLLVTSADRPDVIVAAALAAMNGVEIGAILLTGGYDVPTEIADLIKPALETGLPIFKAQGNTWQTSLNLQSFSLEVPADDKERIEFVNEHVAGHIDGPWIDSLLEGTVGGRKLSPPAFRYQLTELARKAGKRIVLPEGDEPRTVKAAAICAERGIAECVLLGNPEEIKRVAAQQGVELGAGVTIIDSDAVRENYVARLVELRGAKGMTEVVAREKLQDSVYLGTMMLEANEVDGLVSGAVHTTANTIVPPFQIIKTAPGTSIVSSIFFMLLPDQVLVYGDCAINPDPTAEQLAEIAIQSADSAAAFGIEPRVAMISYSTGESGKGADVDKVREATKLAQEKRPDLIIDGPLQYDAAIMENVAASKAPNSPVAGKATVFVFPDLNTGNTTYKAVQRSADLVSIGPMLQGMRKPVNDLSRGALVDDIVYTVALTAIQSGQEQN, from the coding sequence ATGTCCCGTACTATTATGCTTGTACCTACTAGCGCTGGTGTCGGTCTTACCAGTGTTAGCATGGGTGTCCTGCGTGCAATGGAGCGTAAGGGTGTAAACGTATCGTTTTACAAACCTGTTGCTCAACCTCGCCACGGCGGCGATCAGCCAGATCTAACTTCTTCTATCGTCGGTAACAGCAGTGATATGAAAGTGGGTCAACCACTTCCAATGTCAGAAGCTGAAAACCTGATCGGTAACGAGAAGCTAGACGTGCTTCTAGAAACCATCGTTGAGCGTTACAACCAAATCAACAAAGATGCAGACGTAACCCTTATCGAAGGTCTAGTACCAACTCGCAAGCACCCATTTGCGAACGCAATCAACGAAGAAATCGCTAAGACACTTGGCGCTGAAATCGTATTCGTTGCAACGCCAGGTACAGACAACCCGAGCCAGCTTAAAGAGCGTATCGAAGTTGCATGTTCTAACTACGGCGGCACTAAGAACAAGAAGATCTCCGGTGTTATCATCAACAAGCTAAATGCACCAGTTGATGAAGCAGGTCGTACTCGTCCAGATCTCTCTGAAATCTTCGACGATGCCGACACCGCGCAGCAAGCTAACCTTGAAGTGATGCAAATCTTCAACACTAGCCCGATTCGTGTTCTAGGCTGTGTGCCTTGGAAGATCGACTTGATCGCAACACGTGCAGTAGACATGGCTGAGCACCTAAACGCTGAAATCATCAACGAAGGTGACATCGCTCAACGTCGTATTAAGAGCATTACGTTCTGTGCACGTTCACTGCCAAACATGATTGAGCACTTCAAACCAGGCTCTCTACTTGTGACTTCTGCTGACCGTCCAGACGTAATCGTTGCAGCGGCGCTAGCAGCAATGAACGGTGTGGAAATCGGCGCTATCCTACTAACAGGCGGCTACGACGTTCCTACTGAGATTGCTGACCTTATCAAGCCTGCGCTTGAAACGGGTCTTCCAATCTTTAAAGCACAAGGTAACACTTGGCAGACTTCTCTGAACCTACAGAGCTTCAGCCTAGAAGTTCCTGCAGACGATAAAGAGCGTATCGAGTTCGTAAACGAGCACGTTGCAGGTCACATCGACGGCCCTTGGATTGATTCTCTACTTGAAGGCACTGTAGGCGGCCGTAAGCTTAGCCCACCAGCATTCCGTTACCAGCTAACTGAACTTGCTCGTAAAGCTGGCAAGCGTATCGTTCTTCCTGAAGGTGACGAGCCACGCACAGTTAAAGCTGCGGCTATCTGTGCTGAGCGCGGTATCGCGGAATGTGTGCTGCTTGGTAACCCTGAAGAAATCAAACGTGTTGCAGCACAGCAAGGCGTTGAGCTAGGCGCTGGCGTAACTATCATCGATTCTGATGCAGTACGTGAAAACTACGTTGCTCGCTTGGTTGAACTACGTGGCGCGAAAGGTATGACTGAAGTTGTGGCTCGTGAGAAGCTACAAGATTCTGTATACCTAGGCACTATGATGCTTGAAGCGAACGAAGTTGACGGTCTAGTATCTGGTGCTGTTCACACAACAGCGAACACTATCGTTCCTCCGTTCCAAATCATCAAGACAGCTCCTGGCACGTCTATCGTATCGTCAATCTTCTTCATGCTTCTGCCTGATCAAGTATTGGTATACGGTGACTGTGCGATTAACCCAGATCCAACAGCTGAGCAACTTGCTGAAATCGCTATCCAATCTGCAGACTCTGCAGCAGCGTTCGGTATCGAACCTCGCGTTGCGATGATTTCTTACTCGACTGGTGAGTCAGGTAAAGGTGCTGACGTAGACAAAGTACGTGAAGCAACGAAACTGGCTCAAGAGAAACGTCCTGATCTTATCATCGACGGTCCTCTACAGTACGATGCGGCAATCATGGAGAACGTAGCGGCTTCTAAAGCACCTAACTCTCCAGTAGCTGGTAAAGCGACAGTATTTGTATTCCCAGATCTAAACACGGGTAACACAACATACAAAGCGGTACAACGCTCGGCAGATCTAGTATCTATCGGTCCAATGCTGCAAGGTATGCGCAAACCAGTTAACGACCTTTCTCGTGGCGCACTAGTAGACGACATCGTTTACACAGTTGCACTGACTGCGATTCAATCAGGTCAAGAGCAAAACTAA
- a CDS encoding acetate kinase: protein MSKLVLVLNCGSSSLKFAIVDAENGDEHLTGLAECLHLPEARIKWKLDGKHEAQLGNGAAHEEALAFMVETILASKPELKANLGAIGHRIVHGGEQFTSSALITDDVLKGIEDSATFAPLHNPAHIIGIEAAKHNFPELKNVAVFDTAFHQTMPQESYLYALPYNLYKEHGIRRYGMHGTSHLFIAREAAELLGKPANELNIINCHLGNGASVCAIKNGESVDTSMGLTPLEGLVMGTRCGDIDPAIIFHLHDALGYSVEQINNMLTKESGLLGLTEVTSDCRFVEDNYGEKEEATRAMDVFCHRLAKYVAGYTASLDGRLDAIVFTGGIGENSAPIREMVLNRLGVFGIEVDGEANLKARFGGEGTITAASSRIPAMVISTNEELVIAEDTARLAGL from the coding sequence ATGTCTAAGCTGGTTTTAGTTTTAAACTGCGGCAGTTCTTCTCTTAAGTTCGCCATCGTTGATGCAGAGAACGGTGATGAGCACCTAACAGGTCTTGCAGAATGTCTTCACCTTCCTGAAGCTCGTATCAAGTGGAAACTTGATGGTAAACACGAAGCTCAACTAGGTAACGGCGCTGCTCACGAAGAAGCATTAGCGTTCATGGTAGAGACTATCCTTGCTTCTAAGCCTGAGCTAAAAGCAAACCTAGGCGCTATCGGTCACCGTATCGTTCACGGTGGCGAGCAATTCACATCTTCTGCACTAATCACAGACGATGTACTTAAAGGTATCGAAGACTCTGCAACATTTGCACCTCTTCACAACCCTGCTCACATCATCGGTATCGAAGCGGCGAAGCACAACTTCCCAGAGCTTAAGAACGTAGCGGTATTTGACACTGCGTTCCACCAAACTATGCCTCAAGAGTCTTACCTATACGCTCTACCGTACAACCTGTACAAAGAGCACGGCATCCGTCGCTACGGCATGCACGGTACGTCTCACCTATTCATCGCACGTGAAGCAGCTGAACTACTTGGTAAGCCAGCTAACGAACTGAACATCATTAACTGCCACCTAGGCAACGGTGCTTCTGTTTGTGCTATCAAAAACGGTGAGTCTGTAGATACTTCAATGGGTCTAACTCCTCTTGAAGGTCTTGTGATGGGTACTCGTTGTGGTGACATCGATCCTGCGATCATCTTCCACCTACACGACGCTCTAGGTTACTCTGTTGAGCAAATCAACAACATGCTAACTAAAGAGTCTGGTCTTCTAGGTCTAACTGAAGTGACTTCTGACTGTCGTTTCGTTGAAGACAACTACGGCGAGAAAGAAGAAGCAACGCGTGCAATGGACGTGTTCTGCCACCGCCTAGCGAAATACGTAGCGGGCTACACTGCATCTCTTGACGGTCGTCTAGATGCTATCGTGTTCACTGGTGGTATCGGTGAAAACTCTGCACCAATCCGTGAGATGGTTCTAAACCGTCTAGGCGTATTCGGCATCGAAGTTGACGGTGAAGCTAACCTTAAAGCTCGTTTCGGCGGCGAAGGAACTATCACTGCAGCAAGCAGCCGTATCCCAGCAATGGTTATCTCTACTAACGAAGAGCTAGTCATCGCTGAAGACACTGCACGCCTAGCAGGTCTTTAA
- the yfbV gene encoding terminus macrodomain insulation protein YfbV, with amino-acid sequence MSERASLTQSLKNGQKYMELWPMRKELTPLFPEQRIIKATRFGIKVMPAVAAISVLTQMAFNNAHALPQAIVIALFAISMPLQGMWWLGNRYNTQLPPALASWYRELHQKIIESGGAMEPVKAKPKYKELAMTLNRAFRQLDRSDFDRWF; translated from the coding sequence ATGAGCGAGAGAGCAAGTCTGACTCAGAGTTTAAAAAATGGCCAAAAGTACATGGAACTTTGGCCGATGCGCAAGGAGCTAACGCCCCTGTTTCCAGAGCAACGCATCATTAAAGCGACGCGTTTTGGGATCAAGGTGATGCCCGCGGTCGCAGCCATTAGTGTGCTAACACAGATGGCGTTTAATAACGCTCATGCACTGCCGCAAGCGATTGTTATTGCATTGTTTGCTATCAGTATGCCATTGCAAGGTATGTGGTGGTTGGGTAACAGATACAACACGCAATTGCCGCCAGCGTTGGCCTCTTGGTATCGAGAGCTGCACCAAAAGATCATTGAGTCAGGGGGCGCAATGGAGCCGGTAAAAGCCAAGCCTAAATATAAAGAGCTTGCCATGACGCTTAACCGAGCATTCAGGCAGCTTGATAGAAGCGACTTTGATCGCTGGTTCTAA
- a CDS encoding PQQ-dependent sugar dehydrogenase, protein MRPLLLLPLLFLLAMPSLAREFEGSQLEKVTTVKGVPWSILTVDDTKLLVTLREGKMLLVDTKSGKQTSISGLPAIYASGQGGLMDIHPSPSEDDVYYFTYAKPIGKGGATSLAKATLNGNKLTDWQDLFTSNVSVTSGRHFGSRIAFDDEGLVYMTIGDAGDRDNAQQTDNHAGTIVRLNQDGTIPKDNPFVDKPNFAPEIYSYGHRNPQGLVFDSKRSQLWTIEHGPRGGDELNLVKAGLNYGWPITSHGKEYWGPINAGEAQEKEGIESPRKVYIPSIAPGSLHLYEGEEFPRLNGALLIGALKLTHINILDINEAGQVLEERRYYEELGERVRDVTTDSAGHVWFSTDSGAIYKISRKFN, encoded by the coding sequence ATGCGTCCATTACTTCTTTTACCACTGCTTTTCCTATTGGCAATGCCCTCGCTAGCCCGTGAGTTTGAAGGCAGTCAGCTAGAAAAAGTGACCACTGTGAAAGGAGTGCCATGGTCAATTCTGACCGTGGATGACACCAAGTTGTTAGTAACATTAAGAGAAGGCAAAATGCTGCTTGTCGATACTAAAAGTGGCAAACAGACGTCGATAAGTGGGCTACCTGCGATTTATGCGTCTGGCCAAGGTGGCCTAATGGACATTCATCCAAGCCCATCTGAAGACGACGTTTATTACTTCACCTACGCGAAACCAATAGGTAAAGGGGGAGCAACCTCCCTTGCGAAAGCGACCTTAAATGGCAACAAGCTCACAGACTGGCAAGATCTCTTCACCAGTAATGTTTCCGTTACCTCTGGTCGCCACTTTGGAAGCCGAATTGCTTTTGATGATGAAGGTTTGGTCTATATGACCATCGGTGATGCCGGTGACAGGGATAATGCTCAGCAGACCGACAACCACGCCGGGACCATCGTTCGCCTCAATCAAGATGGTACGATTCCAAAAGACAACCCATTTGTCGACAAACCTAATTTTGCTCCTGAAATCTACTCCTATGGCCACCGTAATCCTCAAGGGTTGGTGTTTGATAGCAAACGATCTCAATTGTGGACGATAGAGCACGGTCCAAGAGGCGGCGATGAGCTCAACTTGGTCAAAGCGGGGCTTAATTATGGATGGCCTATCACCTCTCACGGTAAAGAGTATTGGGGGCCAATCAATGCCGGAGAGGCACAAGAGAAAGAAGGCATTGAATCACCCAGAAAAGTGTACATTCCTTCTATTGCACCCGGGTCACTGCATCTGTACGAGGGTGAGGAATTTCCAAGGCTCAATGGTGCCTTGTTAATCGGAGCACTCAAACTCACTCATATCAACATTCTAGATATCAACGAAGCTGGTCAAGTACTCGAAGAAAGGCGTTATTACGAAGAGCTCGGTGAGCGAGTACGTGATGTGACCACCGATTCAGCTGGTCACGTCTGGTTTAGCACCGATAGTGGTGCGATTTATAAGATTAGCCGCAAGTTCAACTAG
- a CDS encoding ABC transporter substrate-binding protein codes for MKASKIIVTAALTGVALLSSASIMAKTAKVAVSQIVEHPALDATRQGLVDGLKEKGYEQGKNLEFDYKTAQGNPAIAVQIARQYVGERPDVLVGIATPTAQALVSATRDIPVVFTAVTDPVGAKLVKKLEQPGKNVTGLSDLSPVDQHVELIQEIMPNVKSIGVVYNPGEANAVSLMKLLKESTDKRGIELVEATALKSADVQTATQAISAKSDIIYALIDNTVASAIEGMIVSANQAKTPVFGAATSYVERGAVASLGFDYYQIGVQTADYVAQILEGTDPGKIDVKVAKGSDLVINATAAKKLGLTIPKTVMDRATSVK; via the coding sequence ATGAAAGCAAGCAAGATTATTGTCACTGCAGCATTAACCGGTGTGGCGTTGCTGTCTTCTGCCAGCATCATGGCAAAAACCGCTAAAGTCGCGGTATCGCAAATTGTTGAGCACCCAGCGCTTGATGCAACACGCCAAGGTTTGGTGGATGGCCTGAAAGAAAAAGGCTATGAGCAAGGTAAAAACCTCGAGTTTGATTATAAAACCGCGCAGGGTAATCCAGCGATTGCAGTACAGATTGCACGTCAATATGTCGGTGAGCGCCCAGACGTTTTAGTTGGCATTGCGACACCAACAGCGCAAGCATTGGTCTCTGCAACGCGCGATATTCCAGTGGTATTTACCGCAGTAACGGATCCTGTGGGTGCGAAACTGGTGAAAAAGCTTGAGCAGCCAGGCAAAAACGTCACAGGTCTGTCGGATCTATCACCTGTCGATCAGCACGTAGAGCTTATCCAAGAGATCATGCCAAATGTGAAGAGCATTGGTGTGGTGTACAACCCAGGTGAAGCGAATGCAGTGAGCCTAATGAAGCTGCTAAAAGAGAGCACAGACAAACGTGGTATTGAGCTTGTTGAAGCGACAGCGCTAAAAAGTGCTGATGTACAAACAGCGACTCAAGCCATTTCGGCGAAATCAGACATCATCTACGCACTTATCGATAACACGGTGGCGAGTGCCATTGAAGGCATGATCGTTTCGGCTAACCAAGCGAAAACACCTGTATTTGGCGCAGCAACGTCGTACGTTGAGCGCGGTGCGGTTGCGAGTCTTGGTTTCGACTACTACCAAATTGGTGTGCAAACAGCTGATTACGTAGCGCAAATTCTTGAAGGTACAGATCCTGGCAAAATTGACGTCAAAGTGGCGAAAGGTTCTGACTTGGTGATCAACGCTACGGCAGCAAAAAAACTGGGTCTTACGATCCCTAAAACGGTTATGGATCGCGCTACAAGCGTTAAGTAA
- a CDS encoding ABC transporter permease has translation MSAFAFFGALEIGLIYGLVALGVYLTFRVLDFPDLSVDGSFPMGAAVAATAIVAGINPWVATGMAIVAGAATGWVTAFLAVRCGILHLLASILTMIAAFSINIRIMGRPNMALLGEDTILTPFEMMGDAMYVRPLVVGVLVLISAWFVVRLLNSDFGLGLRATGVNARMVKAQGASTSFYTYFCLALSNGFVGFAGALFAQTNSFADVTSGVGTIVVGLAAVILGQTLIPGRKIWVAVTAVIVGSVLYRLAVAFALSTGMFGLQASDLNLVTAVLVAAALIAPKIKGNLKAKKVVKPAKSKAVSQSGNTGNTA, from the coding sequence ATGTCTGCTTTTGCATTTTTTGGTGCCCTTGAAATTGGTCTTATTTATGGACTGGTCGCACTGGGTGTCTATCTTACCTTCCGTGTTCTCGATTTCCCTGATTTGAGTGTTGATGGCAGCTTCCCAATGGGCGCGGCTGTAGCCGCTACGGCGATTGTTGCGGGTATTAACCCTTGGGTGGCAACAGGCATGGCCATTGTGGCTGGCGCGGCAACGGGATGGGTAACCGCTTTTCTTGCGGTGCGCTGTGGCATCCTTCACTTGCTGGCATCCATCCTGACGATGATCGCTGCGTTCTCCATCAATATTCGCATTATGGGCCGGCCCAATATGGCCTTGCTTGGTGAAGACACCATACTGACGCCTTTCGAAATGATGGGAGACGCGATGTATGTTCGCCCTTTGGTGGTGGGCGTATTGGTATTGATTTCGGCTTGGTTTGTGGTGCGACTGCTCAATAGTGATTTTGGTTTGGGTCTGCGCGCGACAGGTGTCAATGCCCGTATGGTTAAAGCGCAAGGAGCAAGCACGTCGTTCTATACCTATTTCTGTTTAGCACTTTCAAACGGGTTTGTTGGCTTTGCTGGTGCGCTTTTCGCGCAAACCAATAGTTTCGCGGATGTAACATCTGGCGTTGGTACCATCGTGGTAGGTCTGGCTGCGGTTATTCTGGGTCAAACCCTTATACCGGGTCGTAAAATCTGGGTGGCGGTTACTGCCGTTATCGTTGGTTCGGTGTTGTATCGTTTGGCGGTCGCCTTTGCCTTGAGTACAGGTATGTTCGGCTTGCAAGCGTCTGATCTTAACTTGGTCACCGCCGTGCTGGTGGCAGCAGCACTAATTGCGCCAAAAATTAAAGGAAACCTCAAAGCAAAAAAGGTCGTAAAGCCTGCTAAGAGTAAAGCGGTCTCTCAATCAGGCAACACGGGGAATACAGCATGA
- a CDS encoding ABC transporter ATP-binding protein, protein MIRLEDIQVTFNPGTILENRALKGVNLEVPEHQFLTVIGSNGAGKSTLLGAVTGETPMVGGRVLIDDMDVTRQTVDQRANQCARVFQDPLAGTCGDLSIEENMALAYMRGKKRGWSLSLSSKRRKLFQERISILGLGLEDRLGDNIGLLSGGQRQAVSLVMATLSDSKLLLLDEHTAALDPRMAAFVIDLTKKVIQEFNLTVMMVTHSMKDALACGDRTVMLHQGEIVLDVAGEQRANMQVPDLLEMFSKVRGEELADDSLLLS, encoded by the coding sequence ATGATTCGATTAGAAGATATTCAAGTCACCTTCAACCCAGGGACAATTTTGGAAAATCGTGCATTGAAAGGGGTGAACTTAGAGGTACCTGAGCATCAGTTTTTAACGGTGATTGGCTCTAACGGTGCCGGTAAGTCAACCTTGCTAGGTGCGGTAACCGGTGAAACGCCAATGGTTGGTGGACGTGTTCTGATCGATGATATGGATGTGACTCGCCAAACCGTGGATCAGCGTGCTAACCAATGTGCACGCGTGTTCCAAGACCCGTTAGCAGGGACCTGTGGCGATCTCTCTATCGAAGAGAACATGGCACTGGCCTATATGCGTGGTAAAAAGCGTGGCTGGAGCTTGTCGCTATCGAGTAAACGTCGCAAGCTGTTCCAAGAACGCATCAGCATCCTTGGACTTGGACTTGAGGATAGGCTCGGGGACAACATTGGTTTGCTATCTGGTGGTCAGCGTCAGGCGGTAAGCCTAGTTATGGCAACTCTGTCAGACAGTAAACTGCTGCTACTGGATGAACACACTGCAGCACTCGATCCACGCATGGCGGCGTTCGTTATTGATCTCACCAAAAAGGTTATTCAGGAGTTCAATCTCACGGTCATGATGGTAACCCACTCAATGAAAGATGCACTGGCTTGTGGTGACCGAACGGTGATGTTGCACCAAGGAGAAATTGTGCTTGATGTTGCAGGCGAGCAGCGTGCCAACATGCAAGTACCAGACTTACTGGAGATGTTCTCAAAAGTACGTGGCGAAGAGCTTGCTGACGACAGCTTGTTACTTAGCTAA